The Streptococcus mitis genome has a segment encoding these proteins:
- the addA gene encoding helicase-exonuclease AddAB subunit AddA yields the protein MKPIPFLTEEEIQKLQDAEANSSKEQKKTAEQIEAIYTSGQNILVSASAGSGKTFVMAERILDQLARGVEISQLFISTFTVKAATELKERLEKKISQQIQESSDVDLKQHLGRQLADLPNAAIGTMDSFTQKFLGKHGYLIDIAPNFRILQNQSEQLLLKNEVFHEVFEAHYQGKQKEKFSHLLKNFAGRGKDERGLRQQVYKIYDFLQSTSNPQKWLSESFLKGFEKADFSSEKEKLTEQIQQALGDLESFFRYHLDNDAKKFAKAAYLENVQLILDEISSLNQESDSQAYQAVLARVVAISKEKNGRALTNASRKADLKPLADAYNEERKTQFAKLGQLSDQITILDYQERYHGDTWELAKTFQSFMSDFVETYRERKRQENAFEFADISHYTIEILEKFPQVREAYQERFHEVMVDEYQDTNHIQERMLELLSNGHNRFMVGDIKQSIYRFRQADPQIFNEKFQRYAQNPQKGKLILLKENFRSSSEVISATNDVFERLMDQEVGEINYDNMHQLVFANTKLTPNPDNKAEFLIYDKDDTSEEEEGQAETKLTGEMRLVIKEILKLHKEQGVSFKEIALLTSSRSRNDQILLALSEYGIPVKTDGEQNNYLQSLEVQVMLDTLRVIHNPLQDYALVALMKSPMFGFDEDELARFSLQKAEDKVHENLYEKLVNAQKQVSSQKVLIHSALAEKLKQFMDILASWRLYAKTHSLYDLIWKIYNDRFYYDYVGALPNGPARQANLYALALRADQFEKSNFKGLSRFIGMIDQVLEAQHDLASVAVAPPKDAIELMTIHKSKGLEFPYVFILNMDQDFNKQDSMSEVILSRQNGIGVKYIAKMETGAVEDHYPKTIKLSIPSLTYRQNEEELQLASYSEQMRLLYVAMTRAEKKLYLVGKGSREKLEAKEYPAAKNGKLNSNTRLQAKNFQDWMWAISKVFAKDHLNFSYRFVGEDQLTKEAIGELETKSPLQDSSQADNRQSETIKEALEMLKEVEVYNTLHRAAIKLPSVQTPSQIKKFYEPVMDMEGVEIASKAQSVDKKISFDLPDFSSKEKVTGAEIGSATHELMQRIDLSQRPTLASLTETLKQVQTSPAVRDKINLSKILAFFDTALGQEILANANHLYREQPFSMLKRDQKSQEDFVVRGILDGYLLYEDKIVLFDYKTDRYNEPSQLIDRYRSQLALYGEALSRAYSIENIEKYLILLGKDEVQVVKV from the coding sequence ATGAAGCCTATTCCCTTTTTAACTGAGGAGGAAATTCAAAAACTGCAAGATGCAGAAGCAAATTCGAGCAAGGAACAAAAGAAAACTGCTGAGCAAATTGAAGCCATCTACACTTCTGGTCAGAATATCCTTGTCTCAGCGTCGGCTGGTTCTGGGAAAACCTTTGTTATGGCAGAGCGCATTCTGGACCAATTGGCGCGTGGTGTCGAAATTTCTCAACTCTTTATCTCAACATTTACAGTTAAGGCAGCCACTGAGCTTAAGGAACGTTTGGAGAAAAAAATCAGCCAACAAATCCAAGAAAGTAGCGATGTTGACCTCAAACAACACTTGGGTCGCCAGTTGGCAGACCTACCCAACGCTGCCATCGGAACCATGGACTCTTTCACACAAAAATTCCTTGGTAAACATGGCTATCTGATTGATATTGCACCTAATTTCCGTATTTTACAAAACCAAAGCGAGCAACTCCTTCTTAAAAACGAAGTCTTTCATGAGGTCTTTGAAGCCCATTATCAAGGTAAACAGAAAGAAAAGTTTAGTCATTTGCTGAAAAATTTTGCAGGGCGTGGCAAGGACGAACGGGGGCTGCGCCAGCAAGTCTATAAAATTTATGACTTCCTCCAATCCACCAGTAATCCTCAAAAGTGGCTGAGTGAATCTTTCTTAAAAGGATTTGAAAAAGCCGATTTTAGCAGTGAAAAAGAAAAACTGACTGAGCAAATCCAGCAAGCCCTTGGGGATTTGGAAAGTTTTTTCCGTTATCATCTGGATAATGATGCCAAGAAATTTGCAAAGGCTGCTTATCTAGAAAATGTTCAGTTGATTCTAGACGAAATTAGCTCCTTGAATCAGGAGTCCGATAGTCAGGCTTATCAAGCAGTGCTTGCGCGTGTCGTCGCAATTTCGAAAGAGAAAAACGGTCGGGCCCTGACAAATGCCAGTCGTAAGGCTGATTTGAAGCCACTGGCCGATGCCTACAATGAAGAAAGAAAGACCCAGTTTGCTAAACTAGGACAACTGTCAGACCAGATAACCATTCTCGACTATCAAGAACGTTATCATGGAGATACCTGGGAACTAGCTAAGACCTTCCAATCTTTCATGAGTGATTTTGTAGAGACCTATCGTGAACGTAAGCGCCAGGAAAATGCTTTTGAATTCGCTGATATTAGTCATTACACCATTGAGATTTTAGAGAAATTCCCGCAAGTTCGTGAGGCTTATCAGGAACGCTTCCATGAAGTCATGGTCGATGAGTATCAGGATACCAACCATATTCAAGAACGGATGCTAGAATTGCTGTCTAATGGTCACAATCGCTTTATGGTAGGGGATATCAAGCAGTCCATTTATCGTTTCCGTCAGGCAGATCCGCAGATTTTCAATGAGAAATTCCAACGCTATGCGCAAAATCCACAAAAAGGTAAGCTGATTCTCCTTAAAGAAAATTTCCGTAGTAGTTCAGAAGTGATATCAGCAACCAATGATGTTTTTGAACGCCTTATGGACCAAGAGGTCGGCGAAATCAACTATGATAACATGCACCAGCTTGTTTTTGCCAATACCAAACTGACTCCTAATCCAGACAACAAGGCAGAATTTCTCATCTACGATAAGGACGACACAAGTGAGGAAGAAGAGGGGCAGGCAGAAACGAAACTAACAGGCGAAATGCGCCTGGTTATCAAGGAAATCCTTAAACTACATAAGGAACAAGGTGTTTCCTTTAAAGAAATCGCCCTTCTGACCTCCAGTCGCAGTCGTAATGACCAGATCCTTCTCGCCCTGTCTGAGTACGGAATTCCTGTCAAAACTGACGGAGAGCAAAACAATTATCTTCAATCCCTAGAAGTGCAAGTCATGCTAGACACCCTTCGTGTCATTCACAATCCTCTTCAAGACTATGCCTTGGTTGCCCTTATGAAGTCTCCTATGTTTGGCTTTGATGAGGACGAGTTAGCACGTTTTTCCCTTCAGAAAGCAGAGGATAAAGTCCACGAAAATCTCTATGAGAAACTAGTAAATGCTCAAAAACAGGTAAGTAGCCAAAAAGTCTTGATTCACTCAGCTCTAGCTGAGAAACTAAAGCAATTCATGGATATCTTGGCCTCTTGGCGCTTGTACGCCAAAACCCACTCCCTCTATGACTTGATTTGGAAGATTTACAATGACCGTTTTTATTATGATTATGTTGGAGCTTTGCCAAATGGTCCTGCTAGACAGGCCAATCTCTATGCCCTAGCACTGCGTGCTGATCAATTTGAAAAGAGCAATTTCAAGGGTTTGTCGCGTTTTATTGGTATGATTGATCAGGTTTTAGAAGCCCAGCACGATTTGGCAAGCGTGGCTGTCGCACCGCCAAAAGATGCAATAGAGCTCATGACCATTCACAAGAGTAAAGGGCTGGAGTTTCCTTACGTCTTTATCCTCAATATGGATCAAGACTTTAATAAGCAAGACAGCATGTCAGAGGTCATTCTCAGTCGTCAGAATGGTATTGGTGTCAAATATATTGCCAAAATGGAGACAGGAGCAGTGGAAGATCACTATCCTAAAACTATCAAACTCTCCATTCCTAGCTTGACCTATAGGCAGAATGAAGAGGAATTACAGCTAGCAAGCTATTCAGAGCAAATGCGTCTGCTGTATGTTGCCATGACGAGGGCTGAGAAAAAACTCTATCTTGTCGGTAAGGGTTCTCGTGAAAAGCTGGAAGCCAAGGAATATCCAGCAGCTAAAAATGGAAAACTAAATAGCAACACTAGACTTCAAGCCAAGAATTTCCAAGATTGGATGTGGGCTATCAGTAAAGTATTTGCCAAGGATCATCTCAACTTTAGCTATCGTTTTGTTGGTGAAGATCAGCTGACTAAAGAAGCTATCGGAGAATTGGAAACCAAAAGTCCTCTCCAAGATAGCTCTCAAGCAGATAACCGTCAGTCAGAAACCATCAAAGAAGCCCTTGAAATGCTAAAAGAGGTGGAAGTTTATAATACTCTTCACCGCGCAGCTATTAAACTGCCAAGTGTTCAAACCCCAAGTCAAATCAAGAAATTCTACGAACCAGTTATGGATATGGAGGGTGTCGAGATTGCTAGTAAAGCCCAGTCAGTGGACAAGAAAATCAGCTTTGATTTACCAGATTTTTCAAGCAAAGAAAAGGTAACAGGAGCTGAGATTGGTAGTGCTACCCACGAACTCATGCAGAGAATTGACCTCAGTCAGCGACCAACACTTGCTAGCCTGACAGAAACTCTCAAACAAGTTCAAACCAGCCCAGCTGTCAGAGACAAGATTAATCTTTCGAAAATTCTTGCATTCTTTGACACAGCACTTGGTCAGGAAATTCTTGCTAATGCCAACCATCTTTATCGAGAGCAACCTTTCTCCATGCTCAAACGAGACCAAAAGAGTCAGGAAGATTTCGTTGTCCGTGGTATCCTTGATGGCTATCTACTTTACGAAGACAAAATAGTTCTGTTCGACTATAAGACAGACCGCTATAATGAACCAAGTCAACTCATAGACCGTTATCGTAGTCAGTTAGCCCTATATGGAGAAGCTTTATCTCGAGCCTATTCGATTGAAAATATTGAAAAATACTTGATTTTACTCGGTAAAGACGAGGTTCAAGTTGTAAAAGTATAA
- a CDS encoding sugar transferase: MNYRRAKRIIGLLISILLLILIIPICLIACFFIVIESSGNPIYMQERVGLNGQKFIMYKLRSMYLDAEKNGYQWAEKNDPRITKIGRFIRRTRIDEFPQIINIIKGEMSIIGPRPERPEFVNEFLKYIPDFNERLAVRPGITGWAQVNGGYELSPKEKLGYDVYYIRHESIKLDFLILLKTIKVIFNGHGFR, from the coding sequence ATGAACTATAGAAGAGCCAAGAGAATAATCGGTCTTCTGATTTCTATATTATTATTAATTTTAATAATCCCAATTTGTCTCATTGCTTGCTTCTTTATTGTCATCGAATCAAGCGGAAACCCCATTTACATGCAAGAAAGAGTTGGTTTAAATGGACAAAAATTCATAATGTACAAACTACGTTCCATGTATTTAGATGCCGAGAAGAACGGATATCAATGGGCGGAAAAAAATGATCCACGGATAACGAAGATTGGACGTTTTATACGCAGAACTCGAATTGATGAATTTCCACAAATTATTAATATTATTAAAGGCGAGATGTCTATTATCGGTCCTCGACCAGAAAGACCAGAATTTGTTAACGAATTTTTAAAATATATTCCTGATTTTAATGAGCGATTGGCTGTTCGTCCAGGAATTACAGGCTGGGCTCAGGTAAATGGTGGCTATGAATTATCTCCAAAAGAAAAATTAGGATATGATGTTTACTATATCAGACATGAAAGTATTAAATTAGATTTCCTTATTTTACTAAAAACAATTAAAGTTATTTTTAATGGACATGGATTTAGATAA
- a CDS encoding YveK family protein yields the protein MSIFNKNINRIFTLIKSKFLFLILFTLIGTTAVGLYTVFIISPIYSVSSKLIMKNTSSQTNGQNNDTQTIEAINLFQRQAKTYLEIADLPPVKEDTNKALGLSPDEIAKIKSVKLTNDTGSQLVTVTVRALDRDLGERYIKEYVTQYKKFTADRLGRDNLSVVIEALGSNNPVYPILWKNLLVSILVFSFIGFNIIFIKYVLSDSIDSYEDLEELVGKPVLGMIPTIEKKKRG from the coding sequence ATGAGTATTTTCAATAAAAATATCAACAGAATTTTTACTTTAATTAAAAGTAAATTTCTGTTTCTAATCCTTTTTACATTAATAGGGACGACAGCAGTTGGTCTATATACTGTTTTTATCATTTCTCCTATATACAGTGTCTCCTCTAAGCTCATAATGAAGAACACTTCAAGCCAAACAAATGGTCAGAATAATGATACACAAACAATTGAAGCCATAAATCTCTTTCAAAGACAAGCTAAGACTTATTTAGAAATAGCAGATCTTCCTCCAGTAAAAGAAGATACCAATAAAGCATTAGGTTTGTCTCCGGATGAAATTGCTAAAATCAAATCGGTTAAATTAACAAATGACACAGGTTCTCAGTTGGTCACAGTAACAGTAAGAGCGCTAGATAGAGATTTAGGGGAGCGTTATATAAAAGAGTATGTAACTCAATACAAAAAATTTACAGCAGATCGATTAGGACGTGATAATTTATCAGTTGTTATAGAAGCTTTAGGAAGTAACAATCCAGTTTATCCTATTTTATGGAAAAATCTTCTTGTATCTATTCTAGTATTTTCTTTCATAGGATTTAATATCATCTTTATTAAGTATGTATTGAGTGACTCGATTGATTCTTATGAAGATTTGGAAGAGCTTGTTGGGAAACCTGTCCTTGGCATGATTCCAACTATAGAGAAAAAGAAGAGAGGTTAG
- a CDS encoding CpsD/CapB family tyrosine-protein kinase, translated as MHIEVIHNSKSLVAESFRTLRSNLQFSEFGKNIKLIVVTSANPNEGKSEVSINLAASLAQQGKKVIIIDADMRKPTQHKLTELNNTVGLSTFLLKRSGVDSINHLTINDVNLDVLTSGPVPPNPSEMLASSSMDETLKAFEDFYDYVIIDTPPLLAATDAQILASIADATLLVVDTKKSKRRQITEAKRRLDNVGARLLGVIMNKIDSHKDTYYYYY; from the coding sequence ATGCATATAGAAGTTATCCATAATAGCAAATCTCTTGTAGCTGAGTCCTTTAGAACTTTAAGAAGTAATCTTCAGTTCTCAGAATTCGGAAAAAATATCAAATTGATTGTCGTTACAAGTGCCAATCCTAACGAAGGAAAGAGTGAAGTCAGTATCAATCTTGCTGCCTCTTTGGCTCAACAAGGGAAAAAAGTGATTATCATAGATGCAGATATGCGTAAACCAACCCAACATAAATTAACAGAGCTAAACAACACTGTAGGATTAAGCACCTTTCTATTAAAAAGGTCAGGTGTAGATTCCATTAATCATTTGACGATAAATGATGTGAATTTAGATGTACTGACTTCAGGACCTGTTCCGCCTAATCCTTCTGAGATGTTAGCTAGTTCTTCTATGGATGAAACACTTAAAGCATTTGAGGATTTTTATGACTATGTCATTATCGATACACCTCCCTTGCTAGCAGCAACGGATGCTCAAATTTTAGCAAGTATTGCTGACGCCACACTTCTAGTCGTAGATACAAAAAAATCAAAACGTCGACAGATCACTGAAGCAAAACGTAGATTAGATAATGTTGGAGCTAGACTACTTGGTGTGATAATGAATAAAATAGATTCACATAAAGACACCTATTATTACTATTATTAA
- a CDS encoding EpsG family protein, which produces MAIYLLMFVYISFLAFFSLKYEDKEQELRFLVLPTFFFFLIIAGFRTSSVGGDLGTYIHIFESNHLQLPDLSHFFSSRFEIGYLVSNIFLRNFSDHYPFLLFAYAFITLVAWFFVLYKHSKNVYMSLLIYLSSLGLFFYSLSNIRQGLAIALSFLGFHYLVKNKKVLASIFILLTPLFHTSGIVCLLFFPLKKIVLNKRIYQFVFLVFLILFPFIKQIATTFISFFPQYTSYLESSWFLESNKWAPVFLTIWYGLVLVFGEVVIRKQKLSTEEEFIRSLFFISFLFTASTLQTSLFGRFAHYFTPFICLYIPMILSKIGEKKVQWILFYLVILVYASIFLVIVYFKADWYHVVPYRSVIVDWLFGN; this is translated from the coding sequence ATGGCAATCTATCTTTTAATGTTCGTTTATATCTCTTTCCTTGCCTTTTTCTCATTAAAATATGAGGATAAAGAACAAGAGTTAAGATTTCTTGTTCTTCCGACTTTCTTCTTTTTTTTAATCATTGCAGGTTTTCGTACTTCTAGCGTCGGAGGAGATTTAGGAACCTATATCCATATTTTTGAATCGAATCATTTACAACTTCCAGACTTATCACATTTCTTTAGTTCTCGATTTGAAATTGGTTATTTAGTAAGTAATATTTTTCTAAGAAACTTTAGTGATCACTATCCCTTTTTATTATTTGCCTATGCCTTTATAACTTTAGTTGCCTGGTTTTTTGTGCTTTATAAGCATTCTAAAAATGTTTACATGAGTTTATTGATTTACCTCAGCTCATTAGGACTCTTTTTTTATTCCTTATCAAATATCAGACAAGGTCTGGCGATTGCTTTAAGTTTTTTAGGATTTCATTACTTAGTAAAAAATAAGAAGGTTTTAGCATCGATATTTATCCTACTAACTCCCTTATTTCATACATCTGGTATCGTATGCCTCTTGTTTTTCCCCCTTAAAAAAATCGTTTTAAATAAAAGAATATACCAATTTGTGTTCCTTGTATTTCTTATTCTCTTTCCTTTCATCAAACAAATTGCCACTACCTTTATTTCTTTCTTTCCTCAGTATACTTCCTATCTGGAATCATCATGGTTTTTGGAAAGCAATAAATGGGCACCCGTATTTTTAACAATTTGGTATGGTCTAGTTCTGGTCTTTGGAGAAGTAGTGATTAGAAAACAGAAATTATCGACTGAAGAAGAATTTATAAGAAGTCTATTTTTTATCTCCTTTTTATTTACCGCGTCAACTTTGCAAACAAGTCTTTTTGGCAGATTTGCACACTATTTTACCCCCTTTATTTGCCTATATATCCCCATGATTTTATCTAAAATAGGTGAAAAAAAAGTTCAGTGGATTTTATTTTATTTGGTGATATTGGTTTATGCTTCAATCTTTCTAGTCATTGTTTACTTTAAAGCTGACTGGTACCATGTCGTTCCCTACCGTTCAGTTATTGTAGATTGGTTATTTGGAAATTAG
- a CDS encoding glycosyltransferase: MKFSVLTTVYKKETPRNLRKSLLSSYHQTIKPTEIILVCDGALTEELDREIEKLQREIPILKVFHLPENLGSGPASLFGVNQCQAEFIARMDSDDYSLETRFEKQVAAFEKNPNLIMVGSNILEKNTEFTALKKVPETTAEIRQYSKMRNPFNNPSSMMKKEYILKAGNYRKFRYLEDYDLTMRLLHDNPTKDFLNIQEPLVVMQTNDSSYLRRGGFLYVKTDFMLQLDFYRRRDITLVEFLRNIFLRNAIRILPNSIRKWVYKKKMREDVEVVRKI; this comes from the coding sequence ATGAAATTTTCAGTTTTAACTACAGTCTATAAAAAAGAGACTCCTAGAAATTTAAGGAAAAGTTTACTAAGCTCTTACCATCAGACCATTAAACCGACAGAAATCATTTTAGTTTGTGATGGTGCATTGACAGAAGAGTTAGATAGAGAAATCGAAAAGTTGCAGAGAGAAATCCCCATTTTAAAGGTTTTCCATTTACCTGAAAACTTAGGCTCTGGACCAGCTTCCCTCTTTGGAGTTAATCAATGTCAAGCAGAATTCATTGCAAGAATGGACAGTGATGACTATTCTCTAGAAACAAGGTTTGAGAAGCAAGTAGCAGCCTTTGAAAAAAATCCCAATCTCATCATGGTTGGTTCCAATATCCTAGAGAAAAATACAGAATTTACCGCCTTAAAGAAAGTACCAGAAACTACAGCCGAAATTCGTCAATATTCGAAAATGAGAAATCCCTTTAATAATCCATCGAGTATGATGAAAAAAGAGTATATCTTGAAGGCTGGCAATTATCGTAAATTCCGTTACCTAGAGGATTATGACCTCACAATGAGATTATTACACGATAATCCAACTAAGGATTTTTTGAATATCCAGGAACCTTTAGTAGTCATGCAGACAAATGATTCAAGCTATCTGCGGAGGGGCGGTTTCCTGTATGTAAAGACTGACTTTATGCTCCAATTAGATTTTTATCGCAGAAGAGATATTACTTTAGTAGAATTTCTTAGAAATATTTTCCTTCGTAATGCGATTCGAATTCTTCCGAATTCAATTAGGAAATGGGTCTATAAGAAAAAAATGAGAGAAGATGTAGAGGTGGTTAGGAAGATATGA
- the tagD gene encoding glycerol-3-phosphate cytidylyltransferase — MKRVITYGTFDLLHYGHINLLKRAKSLGDYLIVGLSTNEFNRLEKNKECYFDYEKRKSLLEAIRYVDLVIPEENWDQKISDIEKYHADVFVIGDDWQGKFDYLSDFGIEVVYLSRTKEISTTKIKNDLNQGN, encoded by the coding sequence ATGAAAAGAGTCATTACATACGGAACATTTGATTTATTGCATTACGGTCATATTAATCTTTTAAAAAGGGCAAAATCCTTAGGAGATTATCTCATAGTTGGACTTTCTACCAATGAGTTCAATAGACTGGAAAAAAATAAAGAATGTTATTTTGATTACGAGAAAAGAAAATCTCTATTAGAGGCTATCAGATATGTGGATCTCGTTATACCAGAAGAAAATTGGGATCAAAAAATCTCAGACATAGAAAAGTATCATGCTGATGTGTTTGTCATTGGAGATGATTGGCAGGGAAAATTTGATTATTTAAGTGATTTTGGAATAGAGGTTGTTTACCTATCACGAACAAAAGAAATTTCAACAACTAAGATAAAGAATGATTTGAATCAAGGGAACTAG